Sequence from the Actinocatenispora sera genome:
CTCGTCGGCCATCACGGCGCCGATCTTGTCGAGCGCCGACCGCTTGTCGTCCAACGAGACGTGGGCGTAGGTGTTCATGGTCATTTCCAATGTGGAGTGTCCGAGGATCTCCATGACGGTGCGCGGCGGCACCGCGAGCTGTAGTAGGACACTGGCGCATCCGTGGCGAAGGTCGTGCAGGCGCACGGTGGGCAGACCCGCATCGGTGCACATCTCCCGGAACAGCCGGGAGCAGTTGCGCGGGTCGATCGGGGTGCCGATCGAGGTAGTGAAGACGTAGCCGGAATCCGGGTGCCGGTCGTCGAGGTCGATGCGCTCGACGAGCGTCTGGTACCAGTGGTCACGGAGCGCGCGAAGGACGAGCGCGGGCAGGGGCACGGTCCGCACGGACCGGCGAGTCTTGGTTGGCAGCCGTTCGAGGCCGGCCACGGTGCGTTGCAGGCTCGCGGACACGCGAAGCACACCGTTCGTCAGATCTACATCGTCCCACCGGAGCGCCAGGGCTTCACTGCGACGCAGGCCCAACAGAGCGAGGACGACGAACAGCGCGTACAGCCGGTAGTCACGAGTATGCCGGAGCAAGGCTTTGACCTGCTCAACGGTCAGCGGCTGCCGTTCCTGTTTCGGTGGTGCAGGCACACGCACCAGCCGGGCCACGTTCCGCGAGATGATCTCTTCGCGCATGGCATCTTCGAGAGCGACGCGAAGCGTCGTGTGAACGTATTGCACCGTGCGGGCACCGGTGCCCCTCTTGGCAAGTCCGTCGAGGAACTGACGTACTTCTCGTACGTTCAGTTTGCCGAGCTTCCGCCGACCGATTCCGGGAAGGAGATATTGCTCAACCATGATCCGATACGTCTCAAGCGTATTCGGACGTACCCGCTTGCTCACTACCTCGGTGAGCCATTCGGTCAGGTACGCATTCAGCGTCAGTGTTCCCGAGGCAAGCGGCACTCCTTGCTGCGCGTGCTTTCGCAGCTCCGCCAATTTGTCTTCTACCTCGGTCCGAGTTTTGCCGTACACAGGCTTACGGCGACGAGTTCCGTCGGGTTGCGGGTAGTACAGCTCAGCGACCCACCGGCCATCTTTCCGTTGGTAGATCGTGCCTTCGCCGTTCCGGCGCCGCTTTCCCGGTCCGCTCATAGACTCACCTCTTCTTCCGCGTTGGCCACCAGCCGATCGACCAGCTCCCGACATGCGTCCGCCGGGATCAGCCGACGCTTCCCGATCTTGACCGACGTCAACAGGCGCAACCGGATCAGGTCATAGATCGTGCTCTTACACAGGTTCAGCACCTCGCCGGCCTCATCCGGCGACAACAACAGCTTCTCCAACCGTCGCTCCCTTCATCCAAGGCGGTCTGTCCAAACAGGACTCCTTTCGTTGACACGCACGTGTCAATCGGTCATTGACTGAGCGTGCGCGAGTTCTTCCCGGCCTACCCGTTGCTGCTCGCGGGCCAGGGCGGCCGACGTGTTGGCGAGCATCGCGTCGCCCAGGGTCCGCCAGCCGGACCCGGAGTAGGTCAGGTTGCCGACCACGAGCGTGGTTTCCCCGTCGGTGTCCGTCGCGGGGTCGGCGTCGACGGTGCGCCGCCAGATCACCCGGGTGTCGCGCAGGATGCGGAAGGTGATCGAGTAGCGGCGCGACTTGGTCAGGAAGTGGCCGCCGAAGCCGAGCATGTGCGCCCAGCGCCGCAGCCGCCGCCACTCCGGGACACGGCCCAAGTACCAGCAGGCGTCGATGAGTCGTTCGGTGTGAGTGCCGTGCTCGTTGGCGTACAGGTCGATGGTCTCGGTGTTGAGCCGGCGCGACACGTGCCCTGTGGCCTCGGTGGACTTGGTGGCGTACTTGGCCAGGTAGCCGGCCACCAACGAGTCGGTAACCTCCTGGTCTCCGGACAGCTTGACCGGGATCGGCTTGAACTGCTCCCCCCAGGCCAGGTGCCAGCCGTTCGGTTGGTCCGGGTGTGGGGCGGTGGTGAACGAGGTCCCCGCGGCGGCGAAGGCCAGGGCGTCGGTCAGGTCCACCACGTCCAGTTCGGCTGGCGGGGCGGTCGCGTCGCCGGTGTCGGGGTCGATGCCGTCGAGGCGGAACACCGCGTGGTAGTGCACCACCCCGCGGGTCTGGAACTCCGCCACCTTGCAGCAGGTCGCCCGCACCTCCCCGAGCCCGGAGCGGGAGGCGAGCCGCGACAGGTAGCGGTTGACCGCGATCGTGGTCCGGCGCCACAGCTCCGAAGCGCAGGCGTTGAACGCCACCTGCCCGGCGTAGTCGTAGCAGTCCAGACACAGCGGCATCCCCAGCACGTGGGCGCCCTTGTCGTGGAGGGCATGGCAGGCCAGCTCGACCCCGTGCGGGCACACCTCGGGATTGCGGCGAGGTCGGCACGGCAGCGGCTGCCCAGCCTTGGACGTGCGGCGGGTGTGCACCACGCCGAACGAGGGAGCGGTGAGGGTGGCGAACACCGCCGGGCGGATTGACACGCACGTGTCAACACCCTTCCCGCCGACCATCCCAGCCCGGATGAGCTGGAAGGCATCCCGCCGGTAGACCTCGGCGCAGTGCGGGCACACCGACGAGCGCCGGTTCCCGCACGCCTTGTAGATCGCCCCGTCGGGCATGTCCTGCGTCGAGGTGGTGCCGAGCAGCGCGCCGGTAGCGGCGTCGATCCTGTCGATCGATCCCGTCAGCCGAACCGGGTTTGAGCAGCCGGCAGCCGAGCGCACATGCCCCAGCCACGCCTCCACATCACCCGAGGCGGCACGTTCGATCGCAGTACGGGTCGCACCACCCCGCGACCCTGAGCCGAGCGTGTCGTCCAGGGTGCGCGACAGCCGGAACGACGCCCGTGTTTCGGCGCACGCACCCGCATCCGAGACCACCGCCAGGGCAGCCTCGGGTGCGAGTGTGACCGTCGAACTGGTCACGCGTCACCGCCCAGAGCGCGGGACATCAGATACCGGAAGTAGCCCGGTACCGGCTCACGCAGGTTCTCCCACAAGAAGACCTGCCGGGCCATCAGCCAGGTGTCCGGCAACGCCAGACCCTCACGACCGGCCAACACCTTCATCCGGCCGATCAACTGCACCGGCTCCCACCCACGCGACAGGCGCGCGGACCGGTACGGATTCGTTGCGGCAGCAGCCATTCAGGCCACCACCCGCAACGTGGAGGCAGGCGCAGCCTGCACCAGGTCCGCCTGATCGAACAGGCACTCGAACGCCAGCCGGTAGGCGGTCACCAGACCACCACCAGGAAGCCGACGCGCGTGCATCACCGGCCACGCCGGCGCCGGGCAGCCTTCCAGGGCCGACCGCACCATCATGTCGTCGTCACCGCGCACCAGCACGGTCGACAACGGGCACGCCGCACGAGCCAGCGTGACGTTGGCGTAGCCGAGCAACGGAGCGTAGAAGCGCTCCAGCCACTCCACCCGCGACGCGGGCGTCTGCCGAGTGGCGTACTGCCGGCTGGGCAACACGACCCGCACCGCCACGCCCGAATCGGCGCGATCGGCCAACAGGTCGACCAGACCCGGCTGGGCGAAGTCGCCCTGAACATCGATGCCGACCGTGGCCGCCTCAAGCAGCCCGGACAACAGCATCGCCGGAACCTCGGTCAGACCGGCGTAGAAGCCGACCAGCTCCGAGGTCGGTGCCACCTCAGCCTTGGGCTGCCCGAACGACGGCCACAGGTTGTTCGGCTGGGTGTGGAGCAGCCGCGCGACGGCGACCGCGATACGCGGGTGCGGAACCCGCCCGTTTTGGACCCACCGCTGTACGGTCTTCGGGTCCACCTGAGCCTTCTCGGCCAGGGTGTTGTACGACTCCCCGGCAGCGGTCAACGCCGCGTACAGCCGATCATTGCGGACAGCCATCACGCCACCGCCAGACCGGCCTGAGCCATGTTGGCCAAGTCGATCTCGTCCGGCTCGAAGCCGGGGTTCTCCAGGATCTGGTCCCGCGGGACGAACACCCGCTGATACACCGCGATCTCCGCGTTGAGATCCCGGATGTACTGACGCAGCTCCGCCGCGTCACAGCAATCCATGTACAGCTCGAGGTTGTCACCCTCCAACGGAGTGGTGTAGTAGTCGTTCGAGCCGCTGACCGGCGCCAGCACACACGGCCGCCCGGCCTCACCTGAGGTACGCTCAGCGTGCATCGTAAACTCCTTTGGCTAGGACGATGCGTAGGGCCTCGGTGGGTTGCACCCCACCGGGGCCTCTTCGTGCCAGGCTCATTTGGCTACTGCCGGAGCTGCGCGAAGAGGCCAAGGTTTCTTGCCCGCTTCCATCACACCCCAACGGCCAGCGGTTGTGCAGATGACAGTGGTTAACAGAATCTCGTTAACCCTTGTTAACCCCGTTAATGCCGTGGCACTCTTGGTTCACCATCACGCATCGACCGAGAGGTTCGCCGTGGCCGGCACGCAGATCAAGGCAGCACGTCTGACCCGCAACATGACGCAGAGCCAGGTCATTCACGAGCTCGTTCGTCGCGGTCAGGCATCGGGCCTGAACATCGCGAGCGCGGCGAGCCTTAAGACGCTGCTCTCCATGTGGGAGAACGGCCGACGAAGCGTCGGTGAGGAGTACCGCCCGCTTCTTCGTGCCGTCTTCGGGATGACTGACGAAGAACTGTTCGGCACGAGCCACCACGAGGATTCATCCGAGTACGACCAGCTCGCACGCCGGATCGCCTCAGCCCGGACGATTGACGCTGCTGCAATCGCCACCCTGTCTCAGCAGACCGACCTACTGCGCAACATGGACCGTTGCCATGGCGCCCCCGCCTTGGTCGATCAGATGACATCGCATCTGTCCACATTGGAGGAAGCGATGTCGCACAGCTTTCTGCCGCGCCACCGAGAGCCGATCGCCGCAATCCTCGCCGACGCCGCTGCTCTGGCTGGCTGGCAAGCACTAGATGTCGGAGCGATGGACCGCGCGTGGTGCTATCACGAGACCGCGCGACGCGCCGCTCTTGAGTGCGGCAACAGGACGCTTCTGGCACACGCCATGGCCCAGCAGGCTCTCGCCCTGGTCGACGTCGAAGAGTACGGGTCGGCGGTCGAGCTGGTGCAACAGGCGCGCCTAGCCGCTGGATCGAGCACACCGGCACGGTTCCTCGCATGGCTGTGGGCGAGCGAAGCCGAGGTGCTAGCTGCGGCAGGAGAGATCGAGTCCTGCCGTCGAGCACTCGACCATGCCACCGAGGCGCTGCCGGCGGGGCCAGACGCGACCGAGCCGGACATGCCCTACATCGTGCTCAATGACTCGCACCTGGCACGGTGGCGTGGCAACGTCCTAGCTCGGGTGGGCGACGGGGCCGCCATCGAAGACCTGTACAGGGCGCTCTCCACGCTGGACACGACGACGAGTACCCGCGCGGAAGCCTCGCTTCACTGCGACCTCGCGTACGCGCACAGCAGCCGCGACGAGGCCGACGAGGCGCGACGCCATGCCGGCGAGGCACGTCGTCTGGCGAACCGGGCCGGGTCGGTCCGCCAGCGCCGTCGGCTCAGCCTGTTGTCGAGGAACCTCTAGAAGCGAGGTAGTGCAAGAGGCCGACCAGGGAGCCGGAGCCCAGGACCTCGCCCTTACTCGCGAGATCAACGACCGACGAAAGCGGCAGCCAGTCGATTCGGGCAGCCTCTTCCTTGTCCGTGGGTTCCGAGACATGCTCGGCACCCTCTGCGACGTAGACGGAGTGCGGCGTGTCGACCATGCCCGGCATCGGCTGAAAGCTGATCAGGTGACGCATGGAACCCGGCTCCCAACCGGTCTCTTCGCGCACCTCACGAGCAGCCGTTGCAGCAGCATCCTCCCCTGCATCAACGATGCCGCCGGGAAGTTCCCAGCCCCATTCACCGGTCACGAACCGATGCCGCCACATCATCAGCACTTCGTCGCGATCGTTGACGACGAGTCCGAGTGCCACGGTCTGAAGGCGCACCACGTGGTGTTCGAATCGATGCCCGTCTGGCGGTTCGATATCGACCAGCGTTAGACGCACCCAGGGATTGTCGTACAGGCTTCGTTCGCCGTAGATCTTCGTCCGAAGCTCGTCCGGATGCGCTTCACCGCTCACGCAGCCAACGCTACCGATCACCATGCTCAGTCCGCTATCCATCTAGGTCCCTCCCTAGGGCCGTTGTTCTGGTGAGAACTTTCTGTACGGGTTCAAGGCGGCCCTGACGGGCCGCGCGCGCCGGCCGTTCGGGCACGCGCCCGGCCCGCTCCGCTGTCGCTACGCGACCGGACGCTCAAGGCCCGCGGCAGGCGCGCACACCACAGGGCCGCCACCGTTCGGCAAGTTCTCACCGAGAGTGACGTCCCATGATCGGGATATCTGGCCGCCGACGGAGCCAGGGAGTCAAGGGACGCCCGGTGACCTGCCGGGCGCCGGGTCGTTGGGTGGTACCGGTTACTGCGCCTCCGGCGGGGGCGCTCAGGCTCCGGGATGGCCGGGGACCGCTGGCCGGCCGGCGGGTTGCTGGGTGGTCACCGGCCGCCATCCCGTCACCGCCGCCCCAGGCACAGCCGAGCAGACCGCCGCCGGGGCCGCCAGCGTGGGCGAGCACGTCCAGGCCGTCGGCGGGTGGCGGCCCCGACACCGGCCCGCTCCCCGGAGGGTGGGACGACGGTGACGGGATGGCTCGCACGAGCGAGCCGGCTGCTGTCTGACAGCAGCAGTTGACAGCAACTCGTACCGCCGTTCGGCTCCGCCCACCGACACGAAGGGCTGCCTGACCAGCCCCTGCCACCACAGCAGTGCCGGTGATCTTGACTCGGCAAGCCTGGGGGTCAAGGGGTCGTGGGTTCGAATCCCGCCGTCCCGACAGCACCGATGGGCCGTTGACCATCGCATCACGCGAGGTCAACGGCCCTCGTCGGGTCGGGGCGAGCGGCACTCCCCCTCGCGGCGAAACCGTCTCCCCGGCACTGGTGCCGGGCGCCTCAGAACATCAGCAGCTCTTCCAGCTCCGCCAGCCGGCCGAACAGGTCGGGCAGGCCACGCACGCCGTTGCGCGCGGACTCGTGCGACAGCGCGAGGTCGGGTCCGGTGCGCGCCTCGACACCGGCCAGGCACCGGAAGATGTTCCACCTCGTGTGCCCCAGCCAGCCGCCGATCATGAACGCGAACCAACCGGGACCCCACGGCGGCAGTGTCCCACCCGCCGCCGCGTAACCGTCGAGGACCGCGTGGAAGACGGCGGGCCGGATGTCGTCGAAGCCGGGCCCCTTCGCGAGGCTCAGCGCGGTCGAGCCGAGCTCACCGGACACCTCGAGCATCCCGGACAGCTCCCAGTCGAGCACGACCGGCCGACCCTGCCGGGACAGCAGGTTCCACGGCTGGATGTCCCGGTGGGTCAGCACGAGCGGGCCCGGTCGCTCGCAGGTGTCGACGAAGCGGGCGATCGCGAGGAACGCCTCGACCCGGCCGGCGAGCTCGGCGGCCCACGGCTGCCCGGTCGCCGTCGCCCGCTCGGCGAGCTCGGGCCAGTCCCGCGCCGGCGGCTCCTCGACCGGTACGCCGGGCCACGCGACATCGAGCGCGTGGATGCGCGCGAGAACCTCACCGACCTCGAACGCGTACGCCGCGGGCACCGGTTCCTCGGGCACCCTCTCGCCGTCGACCCATCGATGGACCAGCGTGTCGGCGCTGGCCGAGATCGGCTCTGCCATCGGCACGCCGGCGGCGAAGGCCGCCTGTTCGAACCGGAACACGTCGTCGGCACGGTAGGTCCACCGGCGGTCGAGGAGGTTCAACTCCTTCACCGCGAACGCCCCCTGCTCGGTGTCCAGCCGGTACATCCGGTTGGCGAAGCCGCCGTGCACACGGGTCAGCGGGCCGGTCGGCGTGCCGAGACGGGAGAGGTCCACCGACGCAATCTACGCTGGGCTGCCCCGAGCGCGACCTCCTGCCGAACCCGACGGCGGGCACCCAACGGCCCCGCCCGCGGCCCGGGTCAGTCCGGGGTGGTGTCGAAGACGACGTCGTAGCGGTCGCCGCGGTAACGCGAGCGGCCCCACTCGATGACCAGTCCCGCCTCGTCGTACGCGGTGCGTTCGATCAGGAACGACGGCAGCCCGGTAGGCACGTCCAGCAGCGCCGCGTCGGTCTCGGCCAGCACGATCGCCGAGACCCGGTGCGTGGCGGTCCGCACCCGCACCGCCCACCGGTCCGCCAGCACCCCGTACAGCGAGACGTCGTCGGTGACGAGCGCGGCCAGGCCGGGGAACCGGGCGCCGGGCAGCCGGGTCTGCTCGACCGCCATCGGTACGCCGTCGGCGGAGCGCAGCCGGTTGAGCGTGACGACCGGGTCGCCCTCGGCGATTCGCAGCCGCTCGGCGACCAGCACCGTCGCCGGCTGCTCCCGTACCGAGATGACCCGGGCGCCGGGGGTCAGCCCGCGCTGCCGCATGTCGTCGCTGAACGATCCGGCAGTGGTGCTGTGCGAGACCCGCGGCTCGGCGACGAAGGTACCGGTGCCCATGGCCCGGCGGACCAGCCCGCGGGCGGCCAGCTCGTTGATCGCCTGCCGTACCGTCATCCGGGCCACGTGGAACCGTTGCGCGATCGAGCGTTCCGAGGGCAGCAGGGTTCCCGGCGGCTCCGTGGCCACCATCGCTTCGAGGATCTCCCGCAGCTGGTCGCCCTTGGCCCGTTCGCTGTCGAACGCCTCGGGCAGCGGGATCGCCGGGAACGTGTCGTGCCGGGTACGTGGCATCCGTCTTCCCTTGTCGGGGCTCGGCGGCTGGTTCGGGCGCTCGATCGCTTGGGCGAGTGGCTCGAAAGCTCACCCGACAGTCTCTCAGGCGTCGCCCAGTCGGACCCGGCTGCCGTAGCGGGCCAGCAGGTCGGCGTTGTGCTCGTCGTTTCCCGGCGCGTTCAGGGAGCGGAACAGCGGCGGTGCCGCACCGGCCGCGACGTACCGGCCGGCGACCTCCGCCACCAGGAGGTTGGCGGCCAGTACGCCGGTGAGGTTGGACAGCGGGCCGACCTGGTCGCCACCCGGCAGCGCCACGGCGGCGTCCCCGTACGGGGCGCAGTTGTCGATCACCACGTCGGCCAGGTCGGCAAGCCGTTGCCCGCTGGGATGGCGCGGCGTGATCGACCGGGTGTGCGCCAGCGAGGTGATCGCGATCAGCGGATGACCGCGCCGGGTTGCCAGCTGGGCCATCTCCACGACGGCCGCGTTGCCGCCGGAGTTGGAGGCGACGACGAACACGTCGACCGGCTCGATCCGGGCCAGCTCGAGGATCCGTTGCGCCAGCCCGGTCTCCCGCTCCACCAGCGGATCGAGGATGTCACCGACCGTCGCGTCGCCGTAGTACACGAGGTCGCGGATGCCCAGCTGGTTCGCCGGCACCAGGCCGCCGGCGCGGCCCACCAGCTCCAACGCGACTGAGCGGGAATGGCCGGTACCGAAGGCCTGCAGCACTCCCCCGTCGAGCAGCGACGCGGCCACCAGCCGGCCGGCCTCGGTGATCGCGTCCCGTTGGGTGGCAAGGAAACGGGTGATCGTCGCGCGGGCAACGGCGGCGTACGAGTCCTGGTCGATCACGGTCGAGCTCCGTCCAGTTCGGTGAGCAGGTCGGCGGCGAGCTCGGCGAGCCGCTCACCGGAACCCGGTGCGGCGGCGGTGGCGAGCACCTCGTACCGGGGGTGGTGGTAGGCGGCGCGGGTCGGCAGGTAGCCGGGGTAGCCGTTGGCGTAGCCCAGTACGGCGGTGGGGCCGGGCCGGCCGCGGCGCACCGTCTCGGCCAGGGCGAGGAACGGTTCGCCGGGCAGGGCCGCGAGCGCGAGCGACCCGATC
This genomic interval carries:
- a CDS encoding replication initiator → MDDTLGSGSRGGATRTAIERAASGDVEAWLGHVRSAAGCSNPVRLTGSIDRIDAATGALLGTTSTQDMPDGAIYKACGNRRSSVCPHCAEVYRRDAFQLIRAGMVGGKGVDTCVSIRPAVFATLTAPSFGVVHTRRTSKAGQPLPCRPRRNPEVCPHGVELACHALHDKGAHVLGMPLCLDCYDYAGQVAFNACASELWRRTTIAVNRYLSRLASRSGLGEVRATCCKVAEFQTRGVVHYHAVFRLDGIDPDTGDATAPPAELDVVDLTDALAFAAAGTSFTTAPHPDQPNGWHLAWGEQFKPIPVKLSGDQEVTDSLVAGYLAKYATKSTEATGHVSRRLNTETIDLYANEHGTHTERLIDACWYLGRVPEWRRLRRWAHMLGFGGHFLTKSRRYSITFRILRDTRVIWRRTVDADPATDTDGETTLVVGNLTYSGSGWRTLGDAMLANTSAALAREQQRVGREELAHAQSMTD
- a CDS encoding helix-turn-helix domain-containing protein, translating into MEKLLLSPDEAGEVLNLCKSTIYDLIRLRLLTSVKIGKRRLIPADACRELVDRLVANAEEEVSL
- a CDS encoding GntR family transcriptional regulator, which gives rise to MPRTRHDTFPAIPLPEAFDSERAKGDQLREILEAMVATEPPGTLLPSERSIAQRFHVARMTVRQAINELAARGLVRRAMGTGTFVAEPRVSHSTTAGSFSDDMRQRGLTPGARVISVREQPATVLVAERLRIAEGDPVVTLNRLRSADGVPMAVEQTRLPGARFPGLAALVTDDVSLYGVLADRWAVRVRTATHRVSAIVLAETDAALLDVPTGLPSFLIERTAYDEAGLVIEWGRSRYRGDRYDVVFDTTPD
- a CDS encoding sugar isomerase domain-containing protein, which translates into the protein MIDQDSYAAVARATITRFLATQRDAITEAGRLVAASLLDGGVLQAFGTGHSRSVALELVGRAGGLVPANQLGIRDLVYYGDATVGDILDPLVERETGLAQRILELARIEPVDVFVVASNSGGNAAVVEMAQLATRRGHPLIAITSLAHTRSITPRHPSGQRLADLADVVIDNCAPYGDAAVALPGGDQVGPLSNLTGVLAANLLVAEVAGRYVAAGAAPPLFRSLNAPGNDEHNADLLARYGSRVRLGDA
- a CDS encoding helix-turn-helix domain-containing protein, with the protein product MAGTQIKAARLTRNMTQSQVIHELVRRGQASGLNIASAASLKTLLSMWENGRRSVGEEYRPLLRAVFGMTDEELFGTSHHEDSSEYDQLARRIASARTIDAAAIATLSQQTDLLRNMDRCHGAPALVDQMTSHLSTLEEAMSHSFLPRHREPIAAILADAAALAGWQALDVGAMDRAWCYHETARRAALECGNRTLLAHAMAQQALALVDVEEYGSAVELVQQARLAAGSSTPARFLAWLWASEAEVLAAAGEIESCRRALDHATEALPAGPDATEPDMPYIVLNDSHLARWRGNVLARVGDGAAIEDLYRALSTLDTTTSTRAEASLHCDLAYAHSSRDEADEARRHAGEARRLANRAGSVRQRRRLSLLSRNL
- a CDS encoding tyrosine-type recombinase/integrase, translating into MSGPGKRRRNGEGTIYQRKDGRWVAELYYPQPDGTRRRKPVYGKTRTEVEDKLAELRKHAQQGVPLASGTLTLNAYLTEWLTEVVSKRVRPNTLETYRIMVEQYLLPGIGRRKLGKLNVREVRQFLDGLAKRGTGARTVQYVHTTLRVALEDAMREEIISRNVARLVRVPAPPKQERQPLTVEQVKALLRHTRDYRLYALFVVLALLGLRRSEALALRWDDVDLTNGVLRVSASLQRTVAGLERLPTKTRRSVRTVPLPALVLRALRDHWYQTLVERIDLDDRHPDSGYVFTTSIGTPIDPRNCSRLFREMCTDAGLPTVRLHDLRHGCASVLLQLAVPPRTVMEILGHSTLEMTMNTYAHVSLDDKRSALDKIGAVMADES
- a CDS encoding NUDIX hydrolase, yielding MDSGLSMVIGSVGCVSGEAHPDELRTKIYGERSLYDNPWVRLTLVDIEPPDGHRFEHHVVRLQTVALGLVVNDRDEVLMMWRHRFVTGEWGWELPGGIVDAGEDAAATAAREVREETGWEPGSMRHLISFQPMPGMVDTPHSVYVAEGAEHVSEPTDKEEAARIDWLPLSSVVDLASKGEVLGSGSLVGLLHYLASRGSSTTG
- a CDS encoding phosphotransferase family protein codes for the protein MDLSRLGTPTGPLTRVHGGFANRMYRLDTEQGAFAVKELNLLDRRWTYRADDVFRFEQAAFAAGVPMAEPISASADTLVHRWVDGERVPEEPVPAAYAFEVGEVLARIHALDVAWPGVPVEEPPARDWPELAERATATGQPWAAELAGRVEAFLAIARFVDTCERPGPLVLTHRDIQPWNLLSRQGRPVVLDWELSGMLEVSGELGSTALSLAKGPGFDDIRPAVFHAVLDGYAAAGGTLPPWGPGWFAFMIGGWLGHTRWNIFRCLAGVEARTGPDLALSHESARNGVRGLPDLFGRLAELEELLMF